The Anolis carolinensis isolate JA03-04 chromosome 2, rAnoCar3.1.pri, whole genome shotgun sequence genome has a window encoding:
- the LOC103278125 gene encoding zinc finger protein 501, with translation MFCFVSTVAVKLNKENGEELLETERAAPHKLRTKQFQSTQESISNNGENGESSVACPKRQLRKPRGKQLAKAISTGKSKKQKQSCGKRNPDRNSTSESPNKTRKVRKSKECSVCGKTFCNNTYLTIHERTHTGEKPYVCLDCGKRFISVSPFNVHKRTHTGEKPFKCLECGKCFIKSQNFRAHMTIHTGVKPYVCSYCGKKFRKTSHATRHRRIHKDEQPYKCATCGKSFRLKEHLSAHEIIHTGEKPYKCSDCGKSFSFKANLCRHKKIHGGEKLHKCNDCGKSWRSKSDLEKHRRIHTGEKPFQCTFCKKNFRCHSGLSTHKKTHSAERPYKCPECGKGLSQKILLIRHLKTHNHKCSDCGKSFSKSSALQFHQAKHTGEKHFQCSYCWKSFDRRSAFMNHQRIHTGERPYVCFECGKGFTQKGKLNRHEKIHTGEKPYECPYCEKSFRERENLTQHMKLHARKKP, from the coding sequence ATGTTCTGTTTTGTTTCAACAGTAGCTGTGAAACTGAATAAAGAGAATGGAGAAGAACTGCTTGAAACGGAAAGGGCTGCCCCACACAAGCTGAGAACAAAACAATTTCAGAGTACCCAAGAAAGCATTTCCAATAATGGGGAAAATGGTGAAAGCTCTGTGGCTTGCCCGAAGAGACAGCTAAGAAAGCCTCGTGGGAAGCAATTGGCCAAAGCCATTTCTACTGggaaaagcaaaaagcaaaagcaaagttgTGGCAAAAGGAATCCAGACAGAAACTCAACTTCTGAATCACCTAATAAAACCAGGAAAGTAAGAAAATCAAAGGAATGCTCAGTCTGTGGCAAGACCTTCTGTAATAACACTTACCTAACTATACACGAGCGAACACACACTGGAGAAAAGCCGTATGTGTGTCTAGATTGTGGGAAGCGTTTCATTTCAGTATCACCTTTTAATGTACACAAGAgaacccacactggagagaagcccTTCAAATGTTTGGAATGCGGGAAGTGTTTTATAAAGAGTCAAAACTTTCGAGCACACATGACAATCCACACCGGCGTGAAACCATATGTGTGTTCCTATTGTGGTAAAAAGTTCAGAAAAACATCACACGCTACAAGGCATAGAAGAATACACAAAGACGAGCAACCATATAAATGTGCAACATGTGGGAAATCGTTCAGACTTAAAGAACATCTTTCTGCTCACGAGATAATCCAtacaggagagaaaccctacaAGTGCTCTgattgtggaaagagcttcagttttAAGGCAAATTTGTGCAGGCATAAGAAAATTCATGGAGGAGAAAAACTGCATAAATGTAATGATTGTGGGAAAAGCTGGAGGAGCAAGTCAGACCTGGAAAAACACCGAagaatccacactggggagaaaccttttcAGTGTACCTTCTGCAAGAAAAACTTCCGTTGCCATTCCGGCCTTTCCACACATAAGAAAACTCACAGTGCAGAAAGACCTTATAAATGTCCAGAATGTGGCAAAGGTTTAAGTCAGAAAATTCTCCTCATCCGACATTTGAAAACACATAACCATAAGTGCTCAGATTGTGGGAAAAGCTTCAGTAAAAGCTCAGCCCTTCAGTTCCATCAAGCAAAACACACAGGCGAGAAACATTTTCAGTGCTCGTATTGTTGGAAAAGCTTTGACCGTAGGTCAGCATTCATGAATCACCAAAGAATCCACACTGGAGAAAGACCTTACGTTTGTTTCGAGTGTGGGAAAGGTTTTACACAGAAAGGCAAACTTAATCGGCATGAGAAAATccatacaggagagaaaccatatgaATGTCCATATTGTGAGAAAAGCTTTAGGGAGAGGGAAAACCTTACTCAACACATGAAGCTTCATGCTAGAAAGAAACCATAG